One Zeugodacus cucurbitae isolate PBARC_wt_2022May chromosome 3, idZeuCucr1.2, whole genome shotgun sequence genomic region harbors:
- the LOC105217427 gene encoding LIM/homeobox protein Lhx3 isoform X3 — MELLKLMMFKSDFLCSGGGKCDDRVPPINLSQLPEFLLSTIPKCGGCHELILDRFILKVLERTWHAKCLQCSECHTQLNDKCFSRNGQLFCKEDFFKRYGTKCSACDMGIPPTQVVRRAQDNVYHLQCFLCTICSRTLNTGDEFYLMEDRKLICKRDYEDAKAKGLYLDGSLDGDQPNKRPRTTITAKQLETLKTAYNNSPKPARHVREQLSQDTGLDMRVVQVWFQNRRAKEKRLKKDAGRTRWSQYFRSMKGNCSPRTEKFLDKDELKVDYDSFSHHDLSNDSYSTVNLGLDEGASPHSIRGSYLHGSSSPPQYPTSRSPPPVGHNHSFGSYPDNIVYTNIEHNTSSNNVSATKAHRVHGSAVSDLSNDSSPEQGYPDFPPSPDSWLGDSGNTSNPNSQTPGVHY, encoded by the exons ATGGAACTTTTGAAACTTATGATGTTTAAAAGTGACTTTCTGTGTTCCGGTGGAGGGAAATGTGATGATCGTGTACCACCAATCAATTTAAGTCAATTGCCAGAATTTTTATTGT ctactATACCAAAGTGCGGAGGCTGTCATGAACTTATACTTGATCGTTTTATATTGAAAGTGTTGGAGCGAACGTGGCATGCGAAGTGTTTGCAATGCAGCGAATGTCACACCCAACTAAATGATAAATGCTTTTCGCGGAATGGACAGCTTTTCTGTAAAGAAGACTTTTTTAA ACGATATGGAACAAAGTGTTCCGCATGTGATATGGGAATTCCGCCAACGCAGGTGGTACGAAGAGCGCAAGACAATGTCTACCATTTACAATGTTTTCTGTGTACAATATGCTCTCGAACACTAAACACCGGTGATGAATTTTACCTTATGGAAGATAGAAAACTAATATGTAAACGTGATTATGAGGACGCGAAGGCGAAAG GACTCTACTTAGATGGCTCATTAGATGGTGATCAACCAAATAAAAGACCTCGTACAACAATTACAGCAAAACAATTAGAAACACTTAAAACAGCTTACAATAATAGCCCTAAGCCTGCACGACATGTACGAGAACAACTATCACAAGATACCGGACTGGACATGCGAGTCGTTCAAGTTTGGTTTCAAAATAG GAGAGCGAAGGAGAAACGACTGAAGAAGGATGCTGGACGAACGCGTTGGAGTCAATATTTTAGATCAATGAAGGGTAACTGTTCTCCGCGTACGGAAAAATTCCTCGACAAGGATGAATTAAAAGTAGACTATGACAGTTTTAGTCACCATG ATTTAAGTAACGATAGCTACAGTACGGTCAATCTAGGTTTAGATGAAGGTGCTTCACCACATAGCATAAGAGGATCTTATTTGCACGGTAGTTCCAGTCCACCGCAATATCCTACTAGTCGATCACCACCACCTGTGGGGCACAATCACTCATTTGGTTCATATCCTGATAACATCGTTTATACTAATATAG AACACAATACATCATCGAATAATGTGAGCGCGACAAAGGCACATCGAGTACATGGCAGTGCAGTTTCGGATTTGAGCAATGATTCTAGTCCAGAGCAGGGCTATCCAGACTTTCCCCCAAGTCCTGACTCCTGGCTGGGCGACTCAGGGAACACATCGAATCCGAATTCGCAAACACCAGGCGTTCATTACTGA
- the LOC105217461 gene encoding protein phosphatase PHLPP-like protein codes for MIKSAKQKACIEMTGSKLKIRTNTLEQSNIKESNSNGYKLGSDETQLGGNILIGNYDFLKELEITDNGMDILDLSSLVQLETLTCNHNKLKELIMNGKCLKTLTARHNNLATIKALSSPSQLVNIDISYNDFEELPDWLGACSNLECLYVEHNRLWTIDNIFATDGFHKMHTFSLAYNQLTTLSVSTLIFGAVAHLYLQCNKLQKLPDNFFAITHKTLKLLNISCNNLCAIGSNQETKDGWCLEELYLSNNNLNESIFSVIVAARELRILHAAYNNIRELPENVIRNWCDLEVLVLSGNKLQHLPENICVLTKLEVLRTHSNLLHTTPNLSKLVNLKVLDLAHNQLDHVNLLSIMPKNIKYLDLSCNLQLQFDERQVQMCQSLKKMSLVDVTGKNRACLPTNKLAEMKDSNMLRQPWTTGFTETTGKCRKLLVKQIRLCNFAEDEGLFGMLESTTLGAVTTALVNLVPQILLHERSVKETAKEYMKYTLLSVYQRLTSERGCDMNVALCHIAKESTGFKDYVRPKRSKRFVLRVASIGNIEAHLVRKTSTICLTSDSYNAALTQAESCKDSVNAFITDPTIHETFLSNDDEFLVICNANLWRVMDIERVTQEIRREENIVLAAKRLQDIAQSFGADENLSVIIVRFRYIGTDVDDLLKELKQTVRNNPISQNMNCDDKYSIGSQRLIGRCSPRQILMGAVMKNDRSSPSGQSDQAQNYLNKGVHGEEYAFATEHVLEEDDDELEILHETDSVLSEEQFKCWEYMLEQNTQLLFDKELNTISKSITKTPNSGLPAELNIGLDKNEYKESNLIKSFGNRFISHSSPQLLYSEIKKPLTTFTHKHQDKRQQRQQQQQQQKHQQQVSFLSKHFGSCRSFQTQSRYNLFESKSQNSVNVGLSSKWSGGPNAAYFGSLQRLMPYNLEYDFTVTQDRTAFNEEDDEYDEQEDRMKKYWGIATTEL; via the exons ATGATTAAATCCGCTAAGCAAAAGGCTTGCATCGAAATGACGGGATCAAAGTTGAAAATAAGAACAAATACACTGGAACAGTCGAATATCAAGGAGTCGAATTCAAATGGATATAAATTAGGCTCCGATGAAACTCAACTCGGCGGAAATATATTAATTGGAAATTATGAT tttttaaaaGAATTGGAAATCACTGATAATGGCATGGATATTCTTGATTTGAGCTCTTTGGTGCAACTGGAGACCCTCACATGCaatcataataaattaaagGAATTGATAATGAAcggaaaatgtttaaaaactttaacggCAAGACACAACA ATCTCGCTACAATAAAAGCATTGTCTTCGCCATCACAGCTTGTAAATATCGACATCTCATATAACGATTTCGAAGAGCTACCGGATTGGTTGGGAGCCTGCAGCAACTTGGAGTGTTTATATGTCGAACACAATCGACTCTGGACTATTGACAATATATTCGCTACGGACGGTTTCCATAAAATGCACACATTCAGCTTGGCCTACAATCAACTGACGACTTTAAGTGTTTCAACATTAATTTTCGGCGCTGTCGCACATTTATACTTGCAATGcaataaattacaaaagttaCCAGACAACTTCTTTGCCATAACGCATAAAACGTTGAAGCTACTGAATATCTCGTGCAATAACCTGTGTGCGATCGGTAGTAATCAAGAGACAAAGGATGGCTGGTGCTTGGAAGAGTTATATCTCTCGAATAATAATCTTAACGAGAGTATATTCTCCGTTATTGTGGCTGCACGAGAGTTACGCATCTTACACGCAGCTTACAATAATATCCGAGAATTACCTGAAAATGTTATACGAAACTGGTGTGATTTAGAAGTGCTCGTTTTATCGGGGAATAAGCTACAACATTTACCCGAAAATATTTGCGTGCTCACAAAATTAGAAGTTTTGCGTACACATTCGAATCTTCTGCACACAACGCCAAACCTTTCAAAACTAGTGAATCTGAAAGTTTTGGATTTGGCACATAATCAGTTGGATCATGTCAATCTCTTGAGTATtatgccaaaaaatataaaatacttggATTTATCATGTAACCTACAATTACAATTCGACGAGCGCCAAGTGCAGATGTGTCAGTCATTGAAGAAAATGAGCTTAGTGGACGTAACTGGTAAAAATCGCGCCTGTTTGCCAACAAACAAATTGGCGGAAATGAAAGATAGTAACATGCTGAGACAACCCTGGACGACGGGATTTACCGAGACGACTGGTAAATGTCGGAAACTATTAGTTAAACAAATACGTCTGTGTAATTTTGCAGAAGATGAAGGTCTATTCGGTATGCTCGAATCGACTACTTTGGGTGCAGTCACAACGGCGCTGGTTAATTTGGTACCACAAATCTTGTTACACGAGCGTAGTGTAAAAGAAACCGCTAaagaatatatgaaatatacattATTGTCGGTATATCAGCGTTTGACAAGCGAGCGAGGCTGTGATATGAATGTTGCGCTGTGTCACATCGCCAAAGAGAGCACTGGCTTCAAGGATTACGTGAGACCAAAGCGAAGTAAACGTTTCGTTTTACGCGTTGCCAGTATTGGTAATATAGAGGCGCATCTGGTGCGTAAAACATCAACTATTTGTCTGACAAGTGACAGTTATAATGCCGCGTTGACACAAGCTGAAAGCTGTAAAGACTCGGTGAATGCATTTATCACAGATCCCACAATACACGAAACGTTTTTAAGCAACGACGATGAATTCTTAGTGATATGCAATGCGAACCTTTGGCGTGTTATGGATATCGAACGCGTCACACAGGAGATACGACGAGAAGAGAATATAGTATTAGCTGCTAAACGCTTGCAAGATATTGCACAAAGCTTCGGCGCAGATGAGAATCTTAGCGTTATAATCGTACGTTTTAGATATATCGGCACCGATGTGGATGATCTGCTAAAAGAGCTGAAACAAACGGTACGCAATAATCCAATTTCGCAAAATATGAATTGCGATGATAAATACTCAATCGGTAGTCAGCGCTTAATTGGGCGTTGTTCGCCACGTCAGATCTTAATGGGCGCAGTAATGAAAAACGATCGGTCCTCACCAAGTGGACAAAGCGATCAAGCTCAAAACTATCTCAATAAAGGTGTACATGGCGAAGAGTATGCCTTTGCGACCGAACATGTGCTGGAAGAGGACGACGATGAATTGGAAATTTTACATGAAACCGATTCAGTGCTGTCAGAGGAACAATTCAAATGTTGGGAATACATGTTGGAACAAAATACGCAGCTACTCTTCGATAAAGAACTCAATACAATATCTAAATCGATAACGAAGACGCCCAATAGTGGGTTGCCAGCCGAGCTTAATATCGGGCtggataaaaatgaatataaagagagcaatttaataaaaagttttgGCAATCGTTTTATATCGCACAGTTCGCCTCAATTACTAtatagtgaaattaaaaaaccgctTACAACATTTACACACAAACATCAGGACAAACGTCAGCaacggcaacaacagcagcaacaacaaaagcatcaACAACAAGTATCGTTTCTGTCAAAACACTTCGGCAGCTGTCGCTCATTCCAAACACAATCCAGATATAATCTATTCGAATCGAAAAGTCAAAATTCGGTAAATGTTGGCCTCAGTTCGAAGTGGAGTGGTGGTCCAAATGCTGCCTACTTTGGTTCGCTACAACGCCTGATGCCATACAATCTGGAATATGATTTCACAGTCACACAAGATCGCACAGCATTCAACGAGGAAGATGATGAATATGATGAGCAGGAGGATCGCATGAAAAAGTATTGGGGTATAGCGACGACAGAACTCTag